A window of Streptomyces sp. NBC_01224 genomic DNA:
ATGCCCAGCGGGATGGCCAGCACGAGGCCGAGAATCGCCGACAGGGCGGTGAGGAGCAGGGTCTTGGCCAGCCGCTCGGTGATGAGCTGGGAGACCGGCTCATTGAGGGTGTACGAGGTTCCGAGGTCGCCGTGCAGCAGCTGGTTCAGGTAGTAGAAGTACTGCACGGGAAGTGGCTTGTCGAGGCCCTGCTCGTGGTTGAAGGACGTGATCTGCTGCGCCGTGGCCTGCGGGCCGAGGATCCCGCGAGCGGGACCCCCGGGCAGGGCGTGCAGCAGACCGAAGACCACGATCGTCACGATGACGATCACCACGACGGCTTGGAGGACCCGCCTGATCAGGTACGAGGAAGTGCTCATGTGTTTTCCGGTCGCTTCGGCTCAGTGGTACGCGGGGTCACCGGCCGGGCTCACTTGGTCGTCCACTTCCACATGGCGGGGTGGAAGTTGGCGAGCGAGTCCTGGGCGAAGCCGCCAAGGCTCTTCTTGACCACGGAGACCTGGTAGTCCGGCTCCGGCAGCCAGATGACCGGGAGGTCCTTGGCCAGGGCCGCGCTGTACTTCTGCACCGCCTCGTCGGAGGAGGAGGTGGTGGTCTGGGTGACCAGCTTGTCCACGGCGGGGTTGGAGTAGCTGCCGAAGTTGGAGCCGCCGCCGGTGGCGAAGAGCGAGTCACCGCTCGGGTAGGCCGGGAAGTACCAGCTGCCCGCGGTGCCGAAGAACGACAGCTGCCACTTGCAGCTGTCCTGGTCGGCCTTGCACTGGCCGGCCTGCGAGAGGACCGAGTTGACCGGGGCGGTCTTGATGGTGAAGTCGATGCCGGTCTTTGCGAACGACGACTGCAGGGCGCTCATCATGTTGTCGGTCACGGTCGAACCGGACTGCGAGAGCACCTGCATCCGGAACTTGGTGCCCTTGTCCACGCCGGCGCCGCACTGGTTGTCGCCGGTGCCCGGCGCGGTGCACACCATGGTGCCGTTCTGCTCGGTCCAGCCGTGGCCGGTCAGCAGCTGCTTCGCCTTGGCGGTGGAGAACGGGTACGGGTTGTTCTTCTGCTCCGGCGAGACGAAGGACGAGCTCTGGCCCTGCGGGATCGGGCCGTAGGTGGAGACCGCGGTGCCGTTGAAGACGACCTTGGAGAGGGTGGTCTGATCCACCGACATCTGGATCGCCTGGCGGGCGTAGAGCTGCTTGAACACAGCGCCCATGGCGGGGTTGTTGAAGTTGTAGGGCATGTACGTGATGGCCCAGCCGGACCACGGCTTCACCGTGTAGCCCTTGGCGGTGAAGGACGACTCCTGGCTGAGGTTGGTCGCGTTGATGTAGCCGTAGTCGACCGTGCCTGCCCGGAGCGCGTTCTCCTCGGCGTCCGTGGTGGTGAACGGCAGCAGGTTCACGGTCTTGATGTTGGCCTTGCCCCCGCCGTCGTACTTGGCGTTGGCCGTCAGCTGGACCTTGCCGGCCGTGGAGAACGACTTGATGGTGTACGGGCCGCTGACCGTCTTCCAGAGCGGGTCGGTGGCGTAACCGGAGATCTTCTTGGCGGCGTCGTTCAGGTACGCCCAGACCTTCTTGGCGTCCGCGGCGGTGCGGTCGAGGTCCGACACGCTGCCCGAGTCGCTGGTCTTGTCCCAGACGTGCTGCGGCATCGGGCGGATCATGCTCAACTCGTTGGCGAGCATCCACTGCTGGTTGTACGCCTGGTCGAAGGTGATGGTGAAGTGCGTGTCGTCGACGACCTTCAGCGAGGTCCAGTTGTCCGGCGCCTTGCCCGGGCTGTAGCTGGCCCAGTCGGCCTTGTTGGCCTTGACCAGGTTGAACCAGAACTCCACGTCGCGGGAGGTGATCTGCTTGCCGTCGCTCCAGTGCCGGTCGCCGAGCGTGATCGTGACGCTCTTGCTGTCCTTGGCGAAGTCGGCGGCGGTGGCGAGCGAGTTGTCCTTGTTCCAGCCGACCTTGCCGGTGGAGCCGTCGTACGCGATCAGCGGCTCCCAGAGGGACTGGGATATGGAGGAGTTGTTGGTGTTCAGGTGCGCCGCGGTGCCGACCGGGAGGATCCAGTTCGGCGTGAAGTTCGCCGGCAGCGCGTAGTTGATGGTGTCCGACGAGCCGGAGGCGGACGACGAGGTGCCGCCCCCGGAACAACCGGTCAGCAGAGCACCCGCGGTGACAGCGGCGCCCGCGACAAGGGCCCAGCGGCGGCTGTTCGCCGTGTGAGCAAGGAACATGACTCTCCTCAGAGTGAAAGGACCCGTATGCCCGGGACCGGCACTGCGTTCACGACAGCTAACGCCGGACACGCCGAAGAAACAAACAAGAATTAGTAAAAAGTAAGTTACTGCACCTACGAAAAAAGCCCTCTCGCCTCGATCACCCCTCTCCGTTGGGGGTATTTGGGTGGATTGAATGGGTTTCAGGTAGGGCCTACTTCCTTCGCGAAGCTGTTCCCCCGCGCCGAGCGCGGGCGTATTGTCTTCGCCACACCCACCGTTGCGGAAGTTACTTCGTACATGACTGAAATAAGTGCATGGGACCGCAGGGCCGCAAAAGGCACGCCGGCCCTCGCCGCGCGGGTCCTGGAACTCGTCGCATCGGGCCAGGCCTCGTCACGCGCCGAACTCGCCGGACTGCTGGGGGCCGCCGCCTCCACCATCTCTCTCACCGTGGCCCATCTGGTGGAGCGCGGGCTGATCGCCGAGGAGGGCACCCAGTCCTCCACCGGCGGGCGCCCCCGCAAAGTACTGAGACTGGGGAGCAACGACGAGTTCGCGGTCGCCGCCGACCTCGGCGGCCGGCACGCCCGGATCGGTGTGGTGCTGCCCGGCGGCGGTCTGACCGATGTCTCGACCGTCCCCTTCGTGATCGCCGACGGCCCCGAGGCGGCTCTGCCCCGGCTCGCCGAGACCCTGGAGGCGCTGGCCGAGCAGCGCGGCCGCGGCCGGCTGCGCGGGGTCGGGCTCTCGCTGCCCGGACCGGTGGACATCGCGTCGGGGTCGGTCGTCCTGCCGTCGCGGATGCCGGGCTGGAACCGTTTTCCGGTCACCGCCTGGCTGGAGGAACGCTTCGGCGTCCCGGCCGCCGTGGACAACGACGCCAACTGCATGGCGATCGGCGAGCACACCGTACGGCCCGCCGAGCACCGGCAGACGATCATGGTGAAGATCGGCTCCGCGATCGGCGCCGGCGTCATCGTCGACGGACGCCTCTACCGGGGCGGAACCGGCGCGGCCGGTGACATCACCCACATCCGGATCGACGCCGGCGCCGACATCCCCTGCTCCTGCGGCAACACCGGCTGCCTGGAAACCGTGGCGTCCGGCGCCGCCCTGGTCCGCATCCTGCGCGAGCGCGGGGCCGACGTCAGCAGCCCCGAGGACGTGGCCCGACTCGCCATCGACGCAGACCCGTTGGCCACCCGCGCGGTCCGCAGGGCCGGCGACTACCTCGGCCAGGTGCTCGCCGCCAACGTCAACTTCTTCAATCCCGACGCCGTCTACCTCGGCGGCATCCTCTCCACCCTGGAACCGTTCGTCGCCGCCGTGCGCAGCCAGCTCTACGAGAGCTGCCACCCGCTCGTCACCGAACACCTCACCATCGAGCGGGCCAGCCTCGGCGCCGACGCCGGACTGGTCGGCGCCGGTCAGTTCGCCCTGCAGCGCGCCCTGACCCGCGCCCTGAGCGAGGTCGGCGCCGCCGACCAATTCCGCGCCCCAGCGCCCCGTCACGTCTGACGCCCCACCCCTACGAGGAGCCATGTCGCAATCCCGCACCGCCGCAGCCCGCCCGGTCATAGCCATCGCCGGACTCGGCATCGAGTCGTCCACCTTCTCTCCCGCCCGCACCCAGGCCCCCGCCTTCCACCCCTCGCGCGGCGCCGAAGTACTGGACCGCTACCCCTTCCTGGCCCCCGGTGAGGAACTGCGCGAGGCGGCCGACTGGCACGGCGCCCTGGTCGGCAAGTCGCTGCCGGGTGGCACCGTCACCGCCGCCGCCTGGGCCGAGCTGACCGACGAGCTGATCGAACGGCTCGCCGCGCTGCCCCGGCCGGACGGCCTCTGGTACGACATCCACGGCGCGATGACCGTGGAGGGCATCGACGACGCCGAGGCGGTGCTGCTGGAGCGCATCCGCGCCACCGTCGGCCCCGACGTGATCATCTCCACCTCGATGGACCTGCACGGCAACGTCTCCCGCGAACTCGCCCACGGCAGCGACCTGATCACCTGCTACCGGATGGCCCCGCACGAGGACCACATGGAGACCAAGGAGCGGGCCGTCCGCAACCTGGTGGACCTGCTGGCCTCCGGCGCGCCCCGCCCGGTCAAGGCCTGGGTGCCGGTGCCGGTGCTGCTGGCCGGCGAGCAGACCTCCACCCGGATCGAGCCGGCCAGGAGCGTGTACGCGGCCGTTGACGAGGTCGAGGCCATGGACGGCGTGATCGACGCCGCGATATGGGTCGGCTACGCCTGGGCCGACGAACCGCGCAACCGCGCCGTGGTGGTGGTCACCGGCACCGACCGGGCCGCCGTCTCGGCCGGTGCCGAGCGCCTGGCCCAGGGCTTCTGGAAGGCCCGCGACGACTTCGACTTCGTCGCCCCGACCGGCACCTTCGACGGCATCCTGGACGAGGCCCTGGACTCCGACCAGCGCCCGTACTTCATCAGCGACACCGGGGACAACCCGACCGCCGGGGGCGCCGGCGACATGACCTGGGGCCTGACCCGGCTGCTGGCCCGCCCGGAGTTCCAGAAGGACGACGGTCCGACCGTCATCTACGCCTCGGTGCCGGGACCGGCCGCCGTCGAGACCGCCGTTGCCGCGGGTGTCGGCGCCACCGTCACGGTCACCGCCGGCGCCGAGGTGGACGACCGGCACGCGGGCCCGGTCACCCTGACCGGCACGGTGCACGCCATCCGGCACGGCGACCGCGACGCCCGGACCGAGGTCGTGATCCGGGTCGGCAGCGTGTACGCGATCCTCACCGGGCTCCGCAAGCCCTACCACCACGAGCACGACTTCACCGACCTGGACCTCGACCCGCGCGGCGCCGACATCGTGATCGTGAAGATCGGCTACCTGGAGCCCGAACTCTTCGACATGTCGGTCGGGTGGAAGATGGCGCTCACCCCCGGCGGTGTGGACCAGGACCTGGTACGCCTGGGCCACCACCGCATCCGCCGCCCGATGTTCCCCTTCGACCGCGAGATGGCCGACCCGGATCTGTCGGCCCGCATCATCTCCGCCTCCGACCAGCCGCTGACCGGGGACGACGAGTGACCGCGCGCCCCGCCCTGGAGATCGCCGTCACCTCACCGGCCGGCGCCCGGACCGCCCGGGAGCACGGCGCCGACCGGGTCGAACTCTGCGTCGCCCTGGAGCTGGGCGGCCTGACCCCGTCGGCAGCCCTGGTGGAGGCGGTCGCCGCGGAAGGGCTGCCGGTGCAGGTGCTGGTCAGGTGCCGGCCCGGCGACTTCGTCCATGACGCGGAGGAGATCGCGCTCATGGCCGCCGAGGTGCGGTCCGTCATCGCCTCCGGTGCCTCCGGCGTGGTGATCGGCGCGCTGACCGTCGACGGCACCCTGGACACCGTGGCGGTCGCCCGGCTCGCCGAAGCGGCCCGCGCCCCGGGCTGCCCGGTGGACATCACCCTGCACCGCGCCATCGACCAGTCCGCCGACCCGGTGGCCACCGCCGCACTGCTGCCTTCACTCGGTCTCACCCGGGTCCTCACCTCGGGCGGCGCTCCCGCCGCGGCCGACGGGCTGGCGACGATCGCCGCGATGGCCGCTGCCGCACCCGGGGTGCAGGTGATGGCCGGCGGCGGCGTGCGCCCCGCCGACATCCCGGCCCTGACCTCAGTCGGCGTCGCCGCTGTCCATCTCTCCGCCAAGGCGAGGGCGCTGCCCCGGCGCGGCGGCAAGTGGATACCGCTCGGCGCCGGGGGCGCGTCGGCCGAGCAGGACACCCACTTCGTCACCGACCCCGAGGTGGTGGCCGAGGCACGACGGGCGGTGGAGGCGGCGGGCTGACCCCGGACCGGGGCACGAGCCGGCGGTACCCGATGGACTCACCCTGCCCCCGTCTCGGCGGGGGCCCCACCACCATGCCCTCCTGCACCTCTGCCGCGGCGACATCCGCCCCGGTCAGCCGTACCAGGTCCGCCAGGAACGCCGGGTAAACCGGTAGCGACCGAGTCCCACCCGTTGACCAGCGACTCACCCGCCGCGGCGCATGCCGCGGCGACGGCAGCGGCCACCGCGATCCGGTGGTCACGACGGCTGTCCACGGTGCCGGGCCGCAGCCGGGCGCCGCCTTCGAGGACCATGCCGTCCTCGGTCTCCGTGGACAAGCCGCCGGGCCCGGAGTTCGACCACCCGGGCACGCCGGCCCGGCGGGCGGCGCTGCGGACGGTGGCCGAGCAGGCCTGGGCGACCGTCAACCAGGTGGTTCCGGCCTGGCTCATCGGCGGCGATGTCCCGGTCGTCCCGCTGGCCGGCGCCTCCTCGGTGGCGCAACTGGACGAGAGCCCGGCCGCGGTGGACCTGGAGCCGGCCACGGAGCAGCGGGCGGCGTTGGACGTGGCCCGCTGACGGCCCGGGACCGGACCCGCACCATGTACGTCACCACCATGCCGACGTGCGACGGTGTGTGTACCGACCCCGTGTGACGTGGGCTTCGGTCTCCTTACGGTGACGACCATGGAGACTCCTCAGAGCCCGGACCGCGGGCCCGCCCCGCAGGCCGCCCCGCCCACCGTCCCGCCACCTGCCGCCGGTCCCTCGCCGTCGCCCGCAGACCGGTTCCTCACCGGGCGTACCGCCCTGGTGACCGGTGCCGCGAGCGGTATCGGGCGGGCCTGCGCACAGGCCCTGGCCGCCGCGGGCGCCCATGTCCATGTGGTGGACAAGGCCGCCGACGCCGCCAAGGACCTGGCCGAGGCGATCGGCGGGACCGCATGGGTGGTTGATCTCTCCGTCCCCGACGCGGTGGACACGCTGCCCGCCGACGCGGACATCGTGGTCAACAACGCCGGGCTCCAGCATGTCGCCCCCGTGCACGAGTTCCCGCCGGACCGCTTCGCGCTGATCCAGCGTGTCATGGCGGAGGCCCCGTTCCGCATCTTGCGCCGGACCCTGCCGGGCATGTACGAACGCGGCTGGGGACGCGTGGTCAACATCTCGTCCGTGCACGGCCTGCGGGCCAGCCCCTACAAATCGGCCTATGTAATGGCAAAGCACGCACTGGAGGGACTCAGCAAGGTGGTCGCGCTCGAAGCGGCGGAGCACGGGGTGACGAGCAACTGTGTCAGCCCCGGGTACGTACGCACCCCCCTGGTCGAGAACCAGATCGCGGACCAGGCCCGTACGCACGGCATCACCGAGGAGGAGGTGGTGGGGCGGGTCATGCTGGAACGCAGCGCGATCAAGCGCCTGATCGAACCCGACGACGTCGCCGAGGCCGTGCTGTGGCTCTGCGGGCCGCGTACCGGGCACATCACCGGAACCTCGCTCTCCATGGACGGCGGCTGGACCGCCAACTGATCCCCCGACCCCTACGACCTGTACGACCGCTACGACCTCTACTACCTCTACGAACGATGGCCGCCCATGTCTGAACCGTCAGCCTCCGCCGCGCCCCATCTGCGGCGCCTCCTCGACCTGCTGGCCGACGACGCCCCCGCCGAGGCGCTGGGCGCCGTCTCCTCGCAGGCGCGGGCCGCCGGCGTGCCCGCGGGCGATCTGGCGGAGGTGGAGCGGGCCACCGCCACCGCCCTGCGGATCAGGGGCGCCCTGCGGCAGCACCGGCGCCGCGAGCTCCAGCTCACCGCGCTCTTCGACACCGCGGGCGACCTGGCCGCATCCCGCGACCTGGACGACGTGCTGAATGCGATCGTCCGCCGCGCCAGGATGCTGCTCGGCACGGACACGGCGTATCTCACGCTCCCCGACGAGGAGGCGGGGGACACCTATATGCGGGTCACCGACGGGTCGGTGTCGGTGCCCTTCCAGCGCCTGCGGCTTGAGCTGGGCGAAGGGCTCGGCGGTCTGGTGGCGCAGACCGCGAGCCCGTACGCGACCCCCGACTACCGCACCGACGACCGCTTCCACCACACCCGCAACATCGACTCCGCGGTGCTGGACGACGGGCTCGTAGCCATCCTGGGCGTGCCCCTGCTCCTCGGCTCCAGCCGCGGCGGCACGGGAAAGGTCATCGGCGTCCTCTTCGCGGCCGACCGTGCACCCCGCGTCTTCAGCCCCGACGAGGTCGCCCTGCTGTGCTCGCTCGCCGCACATGCCGCGATCGCCATCGACACCGCCCGCGCGCTCGCCGACACCCGGTCCGCGCTGGACGAACTGGCCGAGACCAACGCCGAGCTGGCCGAGGCCAATGCGGCCGTACGGGCCCACTCGGCGGCGATGCGGCGCGCCGAGGAGTCCCACGACCGGCTGACCGATCTGGTCCTGCGCGGCCGCGACGTCAAGGATGTCGCCGCGGCGGTCGCGGGGCTGCTGGACTCCCCGCTCACCATTCACGACCCGGGCGGGCGGCCCCTGGCGGCGGTCCGGCCCGACGGTGCGGACTTCGCCGCCGACAGCATGGACGCCGGGTGGCTGGCCGAGACCGCCGAGGAGTCCCGTACGGGTGCCCGCGCCGTGCACCGCGACGGCCGGTGGATCTGCGCGGTCCTTGCCGGACGGGAACTCCTGGCCGGTCTGGTCCTGCACCGGCGCGAACAGCTCGACGACTCCGACCGGCGGCTGTTCGAGCGGGCCTCGGTGGTCACCGGACTCCTTCTGCTGCTGCGGCGCACGGTCGCCGAGACCGAGAACCGGATCCGCGGAGAGCTGATCACCGACCTGCTGACCGAAGCGGACCGAGACCCGGCCGGGCTCGCCGAACGCGGCCGACGCCTCGGCATCGACCTCGACCGCCCACATCTGCTGCTGGTGGCCGAGGGCGGAGCCCGGGAGAGGCTGGCTCCTGCCGCGATGCGCTATCTGTTCGGCGGGGACATCCACGGGGTGAGCGCCGAACACGCGGGGAACGTGGTGCTGTTGATAGAGGCCGACGACCCCGGCCCGGCTGCCGGTGCCGCGGCACGCGCGGCGGCGGCCCAGCTCGGCCAGCTGATCCAGGCCCCCGTCACCGTCGCCGCCACCGGGCCGGCCCGCGGCGCCCGGGAGCTGGCCTCCGCATACGGGGAGGCCGCCCGCTGCCTGCGCGCCATGCGGGTCCTGGGGCGTGCGGGGGAAGGCGCGTGCGTCGACGAACTCGGCTTCCTGGGAGTGGTGTTGGGCAACGCCCAGGACGTCGACGGCTTCGTCACGGCGACGCTGGGGCCGCTGCTGGAGTACGACGCGCAGCGCGGCACGCATCTCGTGCGTACGCTCAGCGCCTATTTCGGGTCCGGGGGCAGTCTCATCCGCGCCAAGGACGAACTCCACGTGCACGTCAACACGGTGGTGCAGCGGCTGGACCGGGTGCAGGTGCTGCTGGGGCGGGACTGGAACGAGCCCGGGCGGGCGTTGGAGCTGCAACTCGCCTTGAGGTTGCATCTGTTGGCGGGCGGCCGGGAGCGGTAGAGGCCGTCCGGCCGCCCGGGGTGCGTTCCGGTGTCTCTGTCCTCAAGCGCCGGACGGGCCGGGGGCGCCGGACATGGTCAGCAAGTGGTGTGCGATCTCTCCGGCGCCCGCTTCTCCCGTCAGCAGCGTGTAGTGGTTGACGTCCCTTACCGGCACCGGTGTCACCTCCGTGCCCCCGAGGTCGGCCGCTGCCAGGCGCGTCTCGTCGTACAGGCCCTGCTCCTCGTTCATCAGGCCACGCTGTGCCCACAGCAGAGTCGCCGGAGCCGGCAGCTTCCGTACCGCCGTCAGCACCTCCTCGTCGAAGAGGCCGATGCCGTCGGTGCGTACCGCCTCGATCCGGCAGGTGGAGTGCATGGCGGGTTCGTCGCCGGTCAGGTCGCGCTGGATGTACGCATCCACCTCGGCCGACCACGCACCCGCGAACGCCGGGTGCGCCTGCCAGAAGGAGCGGTATGCGGTCCGGTCGGGGAAGGTCATCGAAAGCCGGTCCATGGCCGGCCCGATCACGGCGGTCATCAGCTCGTCCGGGGAGAGATGCGTGGGGGCGGGGAAGCCGATGCCGCCGTCGACCAGCAGCAGCGGCCCGAACCGTTCCGGGTGTCGTACGGCGGCCAGCGCCGTCACGAACGCGCCCATCGAATGACCGGCCAGCACCACGCGGTCCAGACCCAGGGCCTCGGTCAGGGCGGCGATGTCATCGGCGTGCGTGGCGATCCCGTACGGCCCCGGCAGGGCCGAACTCCCGGCCCTGCCACGCAGATCCGGGGCGATCAGGGTGATGCGGCCGTCCAGCAGCCCTGCCACCGGGCCCCAGGACAGCGCGTTGGCCGTGATGCCGTGCAGGGCGACGACGACCGGTGCGCCCGGCTCACGGGCCGGCCACCTCAGTACCGCCAACTCGCCCCCGGCCACGGGGACCTGTACCTCTTCGTAAGGAATCACGGGCGTCCGTTCTCCTTCCGGGCCTTTTCGGCCGGGAGCGTTTCGGGGGCGGCGGGACCGCGTCGTACCGCGGCCAGCCGGGACGGCAGCCGGGCCAGGCCGCCCGGCAGCAGGTGTACCACGGCCACGAACAGCACACCCAGCAGGAACAGCGGCTGGGAGAGCGGCACCCGCAGCACCGCGGGCAGATCGGCGACCGCGCCCGACCCGGCCAGATCGCCGAGCCGGTGATCGGCCCAGGTGTAGAGGATGCCGCCGACCATCGGACCCCAGCGGGTGCCCGATCCACCCAGCACCACCATCACCAACAGGGAGAGGGTGAAGTCCGAGGTGGTTGTCTGCGGCGTCGAGCCGCCGGTGAGCAGCAGGTGCACCAGACCGCCCAGCGCGGCCAGCGCGCCCGCCAGGACGAAGGCCGTCAGCTTGAAGCCGTACGGCTTCAACCCCAGTACCTCCACCCGGCGTTCGTTCTCCTTGATGCCCTCCCAGACCCGTCCGGTGGGGGAGCGGACCGCCCAGTGGACGACGGCGAGGGTGAGGACCAGGTAGGCGAGCGCCACCCAGTAGAGGTTCGCGGTGTGCTCGATGCCCACGAGCCCGGACGGCAGCAGATCCGCGGGGGCAGCCCGGCCCTCCTCGCCGCCGGTGAGACCACCGGGGTTGCGGGAGACCAGGATCGAGCCCGCCTGGGCGAAGGCCAGCGTCACCATGGAGAAGCCGATGCCGGTGACCCGTAGGCTCACCGACCCCAGGACCAGCGCGAGCGCGATCCCGGAGCAGAGGCCGAGCAGTGCGGACACGGCGAACGGGAGGCCCGCCTCCAGCAGGAACATGTTGGTGGCGTAGCTGCCCGCGGCGAAGTAGAGCGCATGCCCGAAGGAGAGCAGCCCGGTGCGGCCGAGCAGCAGGTCGTAGCCGGTTGCCAGCGCGCCGAACAGCAGGCAGGTGGCGAGCAGTTGGAGGCTGCCGGGGCTGCCGAGCGGGCCGTCCAGGAGTCCGGGCAGCGGCAGTGCGCTGTACGGCGCGATGGCGAGGATCAGCAGTGCGGCGGCGGGCCACCAGCGGCGCAGCAGCCGGGCGGTGTTCCCGGGGCCGGGTGCGACCGTGTGTTTTTCGCCGGTGCGGTCGTGTGTCTCGGTGACGGTGCTCACGCGAGCCTCCCGGTCAGTCCGCGCGGCCGCAGAAGCAGCAGCGCGGCGAGCAGGACGACGACGGCCAGGTCGCCGAGGCCCGCTGCGGTGTAGTAGTTGGCGAACTGCTGGACCAGGCCGATGACGGCGGATGCCACTGCGGCGCCGGTCACCGAGCCCATGCCCCCGGTGACCACCACGACGAACGCGAAGATCAGCAGCGAGGTGCCCTGGCGCGGGTCGACCGAGCCGAAGTACAGGCCGCCGAGCGCCCCGCCGAGCGCGGCGGCGCAGCCGCCGATCGCGAAGACGAGCGTGAACGCCTTCCGCACATCGATACCCAGGGCGGTGACCATCGCCCGGTCCTCGACGCCGGCCCGTACGACCAGACCGTGCCGGGTACGGCCGAGGAAGAGCCGCAGTGCGACGAGGACCACGACCGCCGCCGCGACCAGTACCAGCCGGTTGACCGGGACCTGGGCGCCGAGCAGCCCGAAGGTGCCGGACAGCGCCTTCGGCCCCGGGAAGGTCCGGGCGTCCGAGCCCCAGATGCCCGACAGCAGCGCCGGGACGGCGAGCCCCACCCCGACCGTGGCGAGCACCTGCTCGCGCGGCCGGGTGTAGAGCGGGCGGACGACGGCGAGTTCCAGCAGCACGGCGGCCGCGGTGCCCACCGCCGTACCGAACAGGACCGCGAGGACGAAGCCCGCTCCGCCCGGGCCGGCGCCGGGCAGATTGCCGGACGCCGCCCACCAGGTGCCGTACGCGCCGATGGAGAGCAGCGCCCCGTGCGCGAAGTTGAGTACGTCCATCAGGCCGAAGATCAGTGAGAGTCCCGATGCGATCAGGAAGTAGAGCGCCCCCAGACCGAGTCCGGTCATGGTGAGCAGAACGACGGTGGACATCAGGAATCCGCCTCCACGGAAGGTGCTTCGATGGCCGGGCCGTGCCCCACGCCCAGCAGGCGACGTGCCGCTTCCGCATCGCCCAGCAGCTCGGCGGCCGGTCCCTGATGGGCGGTCCGGCCGTCGGCGAGCACCGCACAGTGCTCGGCCAGGCGCCGCACGACGGCGAGGTTCTGCTCCACGAGCAGCACCGGCACCGCCTCGGCGGCCCGTTCCAGCACCTGGGCGACCTCGGTGACCACCTTCG
This region includes:
- a CDS encoding branched-chain amino acid ABC transporter permease, whose amino-acid sequence is MSTVVLLTMTGLGLGALYFLIASGLSLIFGLMDVLNFAHGALLSIGAYGTWWAASGNLPGAGPGGAGFVLAVLFGTAVGTAAAVLLELAVVRPLYTRPREQVLATVGVGLAVPALLSGIWGSDARTFPGPKALSGTFGLLGAQVPVNRLVLVAAAVVVLVALRLFLGRTRHGLVVRAGVEDRAMVTALGIDVRKAFTLVFAIGGCAAALGGALGGLYFGSVDPRQGTSLLIFAFVVVVTGGMGSVTGAAVASAVIGLVQQFANYYTAAGLGDLAVVVLLAALLLLRPRGLTGRLA
- a CDS encoding alpha/beta hydrolase, with protein sequence MIPYEEVQVPVAGGELAVLRWPAREPGAPVVVALHGITANALSWGPVAGLLDGRITLIAPDLRGRAGSSALPGPYGIATHADDIAALTEALGLDRVVLAGHSMGAFVTALAAVRHPERFGPLLLVDGGIGFPAPTHLSPDELMTAVIGPAMDRLSMTFPDRTAYRSFWQAHPAFAGAWSAEVDAYIQRDLTGDEPAMHSTCRIEAVRTDGIGLFDEEVLTAVRKLPAPATLLWAQRGLMNEEQGLYDETRLAAADLGGTEVTPVPVRDVNHYTLLTGEAGAGEIAHHLLTMSGAPGPSGA
- a CDS encoding branched-chain amino acid ABC transporter permease: MSTVTETHDRTGEKHTVAPGPGNTARLLRRWWPAAALLILAIAPYSALPLPGLLDGPLGSPGSLQLLATCLLFGALATGYDLLLGRTGLLSFGHALYFAAGSYATNMFLLEAGLPFAVSALLGLCSGIALALVLGSVSLRVTGIGFSMVTLAFAQAGSILVSRNPGGLTGGEEGRAAPADLLPSGLVGIEHTANLYWVALAYLVLTLAVVHWAVRSPTGRVWEGIKENERRVEVLGLKPYGFKLTAFVLAGALAALGGLVHLLLTGGSTPQTTTSDFTLSLLVMVVLGGSGTRWGPMVGGILYTWADHRLGDLAGSGAVADLPAVLRVPLSQPLFLLGVLFVAVVHLLPGGLARLPSRLAAVRRGPAAPETLPAEKARKENGRP